A window from Bacteroidota bacterium encodes these proteins:
- a CDS encoding DUF1501 domain-containing protein translates to MQKEILEHGLNINRRKFLSRLSLGIGSAALGSLLIPDLFGGGSEEELVMTGLPHFAPKAKRIIYLFQNGAPSQLDLFDYKPKLIEMFGQDLPASIRMGQRLTGMTANQQKFPLAGSYFKFNQYGQHRAWISELLPHTASIADDLCIIKTLHTEAINHDPALTFFQTGAQVGNRPSMGSWLSYGLGSENKNLPAFCVLLSKGKGNGQGVYSKLWTNGFLDSIHQGVQFSSGENPVLYLNNPDGIDKDDRRKMLDNVSALNEESYKEFGDPEINTKIQQYELAYRMQTAVPEITDMSKEPEDIIKLYGPDCLVPGTYAANCLLARKLSENGVRFVQLYHQGWDGHGNLPGEIKGQCMDTDRASAGLIRDLKQRGLLDETLVIWGGEFGRTNYCQGPLAKDNYGRDHHPRCFTIWMAGGGIKPGVYGETDEFGYNIAENPVHVNDFHATVLKLMGLNHEQLTFKHLGRRYRLTDVAGEVVNGLIA, encoded by the coding sequence ATGCAAAAAGAGATTCTCGAACATGGATTGAATATCAACCGCCGCAAGTTTTTATCAAGGCTGAGTCTTGGTATAGGCAGTGCAGCATTGGGTTCATTGCTTATTCCTGATTTGTTTGGTGGCGGCAGTGAAGAAGAATTAGTGATGACAGGCCTACCACATTTTGCTCCCAAAGCAAAACGTATTATTTATTTATTTCAGAACGGTGCACCATCACAACTGGATCTGTTTGATTACAAACCAAAGCTGATTGAAATGTTTGGCCAGGATCTGCCAGCGTCTATACGAATGGGGCAACGCCTTACCGGCATGACAGCTAATCAACAAAAATTTCCATTAGCAGGTTCTTATTTTAAATTCAATCAATATGGCCAGCATCGTGCCTGGATAAGTGAGTTGCTGCCACATACAGCTTCTATTGCTGATGATCTATGTATCATTAAAACATTACATACCGAAGCTATCAATCACGATCCGGCATTGACGTTCTTTCAAACTGGCGCACAGGTTGGTAACCGTCCCAGCATGGGTTCATGGTTGAGTTATGGTTTGGGAAGCGAGAATAAAAACCTGCCGGCTTTTTGTGTGTTACTTTCAAAAGGAAAAGGTAATGGACAAGGCGTTTATTCAAAACTCTGGACAAATGGTTTTCTCGATTCAATTCACCAGGGTGTACAATTCAGTAGTGGCGAAAACCCTGTGTTATATTTAAACAACCCAGATGGTATAGATAAAGATGACAGAAGAAAAATGTTGGATAATGTATCTGCACTGAATGAAGAATCATATAAAGAATTTGGCGACCCGGAGATCAATACAAAGATCCAGCAGTATGAATTGGCATATCGTATGCAAACAGCCGTGCCCGAGATAACGGATATGAGTAAAGAACCGGAAGACATTATTAAATTATATGGACCCGATTGTTTGGTACCCGGTACTTATGCAGCTAATTGTTTGCTGGCACGCAAACTTTCTGAAAATGGTGTTCGCTTTGTACAACTATATCACCAGGGTTGGGATGGACATGGCAATCTGCCCGGTGAGATCAAAGGACAATGTATGGATACTGACCGTGCAAGTGCAGGACTCATTCGTGATTTAAAGCAACGTGGTTTGCTGGATGAAACATTAGTGATCTGGGGTGGAGAGTTTGGTCGTACTAATTATTGCCAGGGTCCATTGGCAAAAGATAATTATGGACGTGACCATCATCCTCGTTGCTTTACAATTTGGATGGCAGGCGGTGGTATAAAACCCGGTGTGTATGGTGAGACCGATGAATTCGGATATAATATTGCCGAGAACCCAGTGCATGTAAACGACTTTCATGCAACCGTTTTGAAATTGATGGGTTTGAATCATGAACAGCTTACATTCAAACATCTGGGTCGCCGATATCGTTTGACGGATGTAGCAGGTGAGGTGGTCAATGGATTGATTGCGTAG
- a CDS encoding DUF1553 domain-containing protein, whose amino-acid sequence MKLRLITVLLAIVTILVAVSSCFNRNNSDTLPDTVSFNFHIRPILSDKCFKCHGPDANKRQAQLRLDIADSAYAPLKETKGAFAIVPGKPNESELYKRISSTDTSYMMPEPGSHLCALTDHEIKLFRKWIQQGGKYETHWAFISPQKAPLPKISDKSWVKNEIDHFILEKLDEKNLTPNEEADKERLLKRISLDITGLPPSMELMDKFLNDKTDNAYEKAIDELMNMPQYGEKMAVHWLDVARYADSYGYQDDNIRTQWPWRDWVIHAFNKNIPYDQFLTWQIAGDMLPNATKEQMLATGFFRNHKYTEEGGVIEEEYRIEYILDKTKTFGKGILGLTIECAQCHDHKYDPFKQKDYYSLFAFFNNTKEIGYEGDVTQSKPAKKPLITISDAEVKSTLSFINKKDTGNMTVSVMGERDTLRKTYILSRGVYNMPTTEVQPEAIPAVMKFEESKFPRNRLGLAAWTIDKRNPLTARVFVNQLWQEIFGRGLVKTTGDFGMQGELPSHPELLDWLAVDFMESGWNIKLLMKKILLSATYRQSAKISDAQQKKDPENIYLSHAPRTRLQAEFVRDVVLSSSGLLNKTIGGPSVKPYQPKGLWEAATSGRGVLATYKQDEGDALYRRGMYTFIKLTVPPPSMMLFDASNRDQCEVKRLKTNTPLQALIMMNDPTVLEASRVLAQKLVSEQSSTEEKINKAFRLIICRKASEKELSILKNYYDEQLLLFQQKKLDALKTLKVGEYPLNEKLDLNNSAAMMKVLNIIYNMEEAITKT is encoded by the coding sequence ATGAAGCTAAGGCTCATAACGGTTCTGCTTGCGATAGTAACAATATTGGTTGCTGTCAGTTCCTGTTTTAATAGAAACAACAGTGATACCCTGCCGGATACTGTCAGCTTCAACTTTCATATCCGTCCTATTCTTTCTGATAAATGTTTTAAATGCCATGGCCCGGATGCCAATAAAAGACAGGCACAATTAAGACTTGATATTGCTGACAGCGCCTACGCTCCGCTCAAAGAAACCAAAGGAGCTTTTGCGATCGTTCCGGGCAAACCCAATGAATCAGAACTCTATAAACGCATTTCATCCACCGATACTTCTTATATGATGCCCGAGCCTGGTTCACATCTCTGCGCATTGACTGATCATGAAATAAAGCTTTTCAGAAAATGGATACAGCAAGGCGGAAAATATGAAACACACTGGGCTTTTATTTCTCCTCAAAAAGCTCCACTGCCAAAAATCAGTGACAAGAGTTGGGTAAAAAATGAAATTGATCATTTCATTTTAGAAAAACTGGATGAAAAGAATTTAACACCTAATGAAGAAGCTGACAAAGAACGATTGCTGAAAAGAATTTCTTTAGATATAACCGGTTTACCACCGTCAATGGAGTTGATGGATAAATTTCTGAATGATAAAACGGATAATGCTTATGAAAAAGCAATAGATGAGTTGATGAATATGCCACAATATGGAGAAAAGATGGCGGTGCATTGGCTGGATGTGGCGAGATATGCTGATAGTTACGGCTACCAGGATGATAATATAAGAACACAATGGCCCTGGAGGGATTGGGTTATTCATGCTTTCAATAAAAATATTCCTTATGATCAGTTTCTTACCTGGCAGATAGCTGGTGATATGTTACCTAATGCTACCAAAGAACAAATGCTTGCAACGGGTTTCTTCCGTAATCATAAATATACAGAAGAAGGTGGTGTAATTGAAGAGGAATACCGCATTGAATATATACTTGATAAAACAAAAACATTCGGTAAAGGGATCTTAGGCTTAACCATTGAATGTGCCCAATGTCACGATCATAAGTATGACCCATTTAAGCAAAAAGATTATTATTCTTTGTTTGCCTTTTTCAATAACACAAAAGAGATCGGCTATGAAGGCGATGTAACACAATCGAAGCCGGCAAAGAAACCATTGATAACGATCAGTGATGCAGAAGTAAAATCAACGCTTTCTTTCATTAATAAAAAAGATACGGGTAATATGACTGTTTCTGTAATGGGAGAAAGGGATACGCTTCGCAAAACATATATACTAAGCCGTGGTGTGTACAATATGCCGACAACGGAAGTACAACCTGAAGCTATTCCTGCTGTAATGAAATTTGAAGAATCAAAATTCCCCCGCAACAGGCTGGGGCTTGCAGCATGGACGATTGATAAAAGAAATCCTCTGACTGCAAGAGTGTTTGTAAATCAACTCTGGCAGGAAATATTTGGAAGAGGTTTGGTAAAAACAACGGGTGACTTTGGAATGCAGGGTGAATTACCTTCTCATCCCGAACTGCTCGATTGGCTGGCTGTTGATTTTATGGAAAGCGGATGGAACATAAAACTACTGATGAAAAAGATTCTGCTGTCTGCTACTTATCGTCAATCTGCAAAAATTTCAGATGCACAACAGAAAAAAGATCCCGAGAATATTTATTTATCGCATGCGCCCAGAACAAGATTACAAGCTGAGTTTGTTCGTGATGTTGTTTTGTCAAGCAGCGGGTTGTTAAATAAGACGATCGGGGGTCCGAGTGTAAAACCTTACCAGCCTAAGGGTTTATGGGAGGCTGCTACATCGGGTCGTGGTGTACTCGCCACTTATAAACAGGATGAAGGCGATGCATTGTATAGAAGAGGCATGTACACATTTATCAAACTTACCGTACCTCCACCATCTATGATGTTGTTTGATGCCAGCAACCGTGACCAATGTGAAGTAAAACGTTTAAAAACAAATACTCCTTTACAAGCCCTGATCATGATGAACGATCCGACAGTATTAGAAGCATCAAGAGTGTTGGCGCAGAAATTAGTAAGTGAACAATCATCAACGGAAGAAAAAATAAACAAAGCATTTCGGTTAATTATCTGCCGCAAAGCATCGGAAAAAGAATTGTCTATTCTTAAAAATTATTATGATGAACAGTTACTATTATTCCAACAGAAAAAACTGGATGCCTTGAAAACTTTAAAAGTGGGAGAATATCCATTGAATGAAAAATTAGATCTGAATAATTCAGCAGCGATGATGAAAGTGCTGAATATTATTTACAATATGGAGGAGGCAATTACAAAAACATAA